The genomic region AGAAGGATGGCGTTCAACTGAAAAAGTCTTATGAAAACCTATAAGTCAGATTATGCCCATGTGCTGGTTACGAGTAAATAGTATAAATACGTAAGAATATAGGCGTGTGCGAGTATGAGTTGCAGGCGCGGTTGGCGGTTATGAGGAAGAAGAAGGCAACGGGGTTTGTTGGGTGGGTGACTTATGAAATGAAGGATAAAGAAAGCGAATGGAATAGGGTAACGTGTATGTTGGCACGATATGCGGAATACGCAAACATAGGAGGAAACAAAACAGGAGGATACAGCGTAACAAAGTATGTTCCTTACCTCAAGACTAAACAAGAGTATGGAGATATTTGAAATTAGAGTAGGCGGTTATTATGATTGTTCGCGAATCTAAGCCGAAACTTTCCGAGTTACCGATTTCAAATTTTCCCTTTCCCAAACCGTTTGCTCATCAATATAGATTCTTTGAGAATCGGAATTGTGACATTATCTTGAAGAGCCCAACAGCCTCAGGAAAGACGTTGTGTTTTCTTTTCAGTTTTATAAATGAGTATCTGAAAGCGAGACAAAACAATAAGAGAATAAAGTGTCTTTATCTCGTCCCAACAAGACTTCTGGTGCAGTCTCAATTTGAAAGTTTAAGGCGTAATTTAGAAAGGTTCGCAATACCTCACCGAATTCTTGAGAGTGGATACTCTTTTGCTGAGCTATTCAAGCATGTCTGGGAAAACGATTTCATAGTAGCATCGCCCGACATAGTTTTCTATATTTTATTAAGAAAAAAGAAAACTCAGCATATCGAATTTGAATATACACAACTGTTGAAAAGTTTATATTGTATTGTGTTTGATGAACTTCATCTTTTTGACACTTATACCATGCTGAATATTAAGAACCTGATCAAGATCATGAAGAGTCAGAACCCAAACCTTAATGTTTATCTACTCAGTGCAACGATGGACCTTAAAGATATTATTGAACCGTCGTCATTTGTTACAATTGATGGAGAGAGTCTTACATATCCTATAAAGGTTTCCGCAATTGTTTTAAATTACCTCGATACGGAAGAAGTGGCGAAATTTCTCAAAGAGAAGCAATTTCAAAGAGATACAGTTTATGTCTGCAATTCAGTTGATCGTGCTATACGGCTGCACTCATACTTTGCAGATTCTGCATTGCTGGTTGGTAAAGCATGGTATGAAACCGATGAAGAGACCAGAGAGGATCAAATAAAAAGAAATCTTGAGAAATGCAAAGAGGGTTCTCTTACCTTCGCAACCACGGTGTTTCGTCAAGGGATTGACATTGATGTAAAGCGCTTGATTGTTGAAGAACCTCTAAACTCTCAGGATGCTATTCAAACCTTCGGAAGATGCGGAAGACATGGTCAAAGCGAATTTATACTGCTTACGAACAAAAGTCAACTTCTTAGTGCATTAAACTCCGATAGGCAAGTTTCAAGGGGAGAGTTCGAGTCGATTCTTTCTGAGTTATTTAAGCCGCCAACATTTGAAGAACAGAAACGTATGATGAATGCCATGTGGTACAAACTATATACCACAACTCGGCTAAAGGATCATGTCAGTGTCATCATTACAGAGCAGATGAAAAGAGATTATGAAGAGTTCAAGGATTTTCTCCCGGACCTTGGTTTTAGAGAACCAACGCCCTCTGTTAAATATGAGGATATTGCCTTCTCAATTTTCGAAATACTGGCGTTTAAAGATGCTTATCTAAATATCGAACCCACAGATGACATTTTCTTCATTGGCGAACTTCGAGACGGAGGTAGGTTTGTCAGAAGAGAATATCAAAGAGCAAAAAAAGAAGAATTGCCAATTTTTACCCTTGTTGAAAAGAAGAGGTACAAAGAAACGCCTTATTACAACTTACGACTGAAGTTGCGGAATATGTCCCTTTTAGTAAATGCAAAGATTGGACAGCTCGAGGATTACCCTTATATCCTCATCGACAAGACAAAATTAATACCGAAACATAGCTCATTTAAACCATGTAATTTCTTCGAGTGATAAATATGAAAACAAATTGGCTAATGAAAAAAGTAAAATATGGCGAACCAACGACAAGCGAGACTTTCATTGAACATGCAATCAAAACCTTCCATGTTGGAAAGTACATTTACGACCAACTGAAGTTGCGATTGAACGAAGAAGAATTTCTGTATGGCTGCTTTTTTCATGACGTGGGAAAACTCTTAGCCGGACCAGGTGAACCACATACCCCGAAAACGAAGGAAGCATTGGAATTGATAAAAAATACGAGAGAATATCAAACAATTCGAAGAGCTTTCGGTTTTGACGACTTGTCGCGTCATGAGCACGTCATTCACGCAATAGAAAAACATCACGACTCTGCTGATGAACTCAGTGCTTACATAGCAATAGCTGATCAAATTGCTTCATCCGAGAGTGATGAAGATCTCAAAAACAGATTGAAGAAATCTCCAATTTCTACTCTAATAACCTACCTGAACGAAATGCAAGGTTTCTCGAATTTGCACTTCTACTACATAAGATTCTATTCCTTTTCTAAGAATGAACTTAACGCTATTGGAAGGCTATTTCTTCTAAAACTGCTTTTTGAAACTCTTGAGCAGATACAAGAAGTAAAACTTCTATATGAGACCTTTAACGGCTGCAGAGTAGTTACAAAGCTGGATTCCAGCAGTCTAAAGAAACTTTTAGTCATGAAGTTTGAGACAAACCTAATAAAATTCATCGAAGACCAAAACCTTAAAGGCATATTAGGCGGCGCCCCTGACAATTATTCTCAATTCACAAACATGCCTAAACAAATAAAACCCAAATTGATTGATCTCACTGTGGGAAAATATGCTGAAGACATACTTGATTCGCTGAAAAAGAAACGCATTCAAAGTCTGGAAGATGTTGGACTTAGCTTGGAAATTCTGTCAAATTTAGCAAGACTCGACGAAATATCTGGGCTTACACAAAAAGGGATCAAAGGAATAAGCACTACTAAATATTATCTCTTCTCGGATGAAAATAATCGATTTCCGAGATGGGTTGTAGAGAATTTCTTTCCGAAAGATAAGAAGGACAAATTGGAGGAAAAGGTCACAGAGAGCGGCATGCCGCGAATCGAAAAGTTTCTTTCTAAAGCTGGTGCAGACGTAGCAAAAATAACGTGTAAAGATCAAGTCTATAATAAGTTATTCCCATTGATAGTTGCACTCAATTCAATAAATGAGTCTACTGTCGATTTTCAATTTGATGTGGGAAATTATCTTGCAATCGACGATGATGTGCCTCTCGCAAAAATCGCTCAAGAGAGCCCTTGTGCAAATTGCGGCGTTTTTGAAAGTGAGGTTGAGCTCACTCCATTCGCTTTCGAGTACAAGCAACATGCTAAAGAAACCTTATTCAAAGAAACAGAGAAAGAGTTCAGAGATCGAGTTAAAGTAATCTGTGGCCTTTGCCAGATTGAAGCGATCCTCAATACGCTACTTTGCGGAACAAAACTCGAAGGAATGCAAGCAAGGATTGACACGCGGACACACTTAATCATTTGTGGACTTGGAATTGACGAAACCTTATTCGAAAATCTGGCTCCTGAAGAACCGATAAAAAAATTAATTGAGAGATTCAAGATAACCCATCAGTCGGTTTACATCAAGAAATGTAATGATCTTCAATTTCTTGTTATGTCAATTGCGGATGTCAATGCAGGCTCTGGAAATATTATCTTTCAGCAACTTCTATTCTCATGGCTTGCAACAAAGTTGAAACATAATTGCTTGATTCTTGCCCTTGGCGTTAACAAAGTTCCAATTACTATCAATAACAACGTCGTTCAGTTTGGTGATGGAGAAATTCCTATAATTGAGGATGTTAGAACAGACTTCTTCGAGTACGTGTATACCGAATCGAATCTGCCTTTTAGGCGACAAAGAGACGTTATACTTCAATATTTTAAAAATCCTTTTATCGGTATGGCACAAATATTTAAAAAGAGTAATCTTAAATACACTAATTATACTGATAAGCTGGTTCGTAAAATGTCAAAAAATGATGAACTTTTCAATCTAACTGATCAAATATGGGAAATGGCAAAGCTTGGAGGCGCCCTTGAAACTAGGAGAAACGTTGGTTCGTTTTTAGTGGGTTTTAACGGCACTCCTAAATCCATTGATGTGATAGCGAATAAATTGCTCAAGAATACACTGTTAAGTTCTGAAAAAAGAGCCGATATAATTAAAATTCATGAAAAATTGAGAAATACCTTAGAACAGATGGATGACAAGCAAAAGGCGCAATTAAAGGATTATGTGCAAAAAACTAAATATCTCTTCAATTCAAAGAAGTTTTACGAACTCAAACTGGAAGGAGTTTTGGAGAAAGATGAGCCATCTGAATGAACCGGAAATAATTGCTAAATTACCCGAATTCAAAAATCTGGGCGAAGAAATGAAACTTGCAAGTGGTGAAAGCCTCAAAAAGGTGTATGTGCAGAAGAACGACTACATTGCAATAGTAGGTTACAAGGTTCTCAAAGATTTTGCCAGATTTACAAGTCATGAAGACTTGTCAAACGACAAGATAGACTATGCAGGCAAATCAAGAATTTATCTAACAGGATTGAAACGTAGGGGAGTTTATCGACGTGCAAGTGAAGCTATCTTAAGGCAGTACAATGAAAACTATAAATGTGCTACTCCAGATCACCAGTGTATGAACTGCTACAATTGCTTCACCTATGGAGGAGTTATTGCAATCAAAGACAAGACTCAAGCGATTAAATCAAGACTGAAGCCTACGACATCATTTTCAATTCAAAGCGACGAAGAAGCACTCATCGACGAAGAAGAGTTCCATAACATTGTGCGTACAGATTTTCGAATGGAACAAGCTGAAAAAGGCGAACAAAAGAAACCCAGCCTATACACCATGCTATTGGTTAAACCTGGAACAGTTTTTCCTTTTATCGACATAATCTTCAATCCAACCAAATTTGATTTAGCGATGTACCTTGAGACACTTAGAAGAGCAGATGCTATGGGATATGGCTCGAGGAGCTCCTTGCTTGGCACCATGGAGACGAAGATAATAGCTATAACTGATAACTTGAAGATATCCCACAAAGACTTGCTCAACAAAATCAAAGTAGATGAGGCAGGAAACGTAAATATCACGGAACTAAAGGCTCTATTTGGTTCTGAAGCTATAGATGAAAAACAATTAGAAACCCTCAGGGCGAAGTTACCAGAATTGATAGAGAAACACAAGACTGAAATCTATGGCGAAACATCCTTGAAAAAATCCTCAAAAAGTTGAGGTCAATATTTGTGCTCCATTCGAATTCTCCTCCGCTTTATGCCATAAAATTCGAGCTTGAAGAATTTGGACAAAACGTTTCTCATTTGACCAGAAAGACTTATTATACTCACAATTTCTTCACCGACAGACAGGTCTATGCAGCACTCACTCATCGCTTCGCATTTCTTGGGACAGATCAGTACGAATTTGAAAAAGTACCTTGCACCTTCGCCATTCCATTAGATGTCAAAAAGCACAAAACTTTTTTCTCTATCAATAATGCAGATCTTCAAAAAGAGCAGATCACCGCTGTTCTCAGATACATAACCGAAGGTCGCCAAGAACTCATCACGCCTGGCTCAGAATTCGTCACATTTTCCTTTGTCGAACCAAAATATGACAAACTGTTCATTGGCAAGAAAAGCGCGTTGGCCAACATCGTAAAAAAGGAAAAAGTATTTTTTGAAGAGAAAAAAGATGAATGGACAACTGAAGACATGATTTACCTTCAAGAGTATAATTCAGAAAAGAACAAAGAAATATTTGGAGTGCGATTAGCTGACGCATCAACAAGGTTCTTGGTTGGTAGATTCAAAGTCTCCAATCTATTAGAGGTTAGATTTGAAGACCGTATCTACAGATTCTACTCCCTTTGGAAAAGACGCAATGAATTTCAGTCTAATTTGAAATGACTATTTGTTTGTTATTGCGATGCTATTGTTGGCATGTTTGTTTGTGTTTGCATCCGCCTTGTCACTTGTGCTTAGTTGCTCAAGTTTAAATAGTTGAAACGTGAGTATCCTACTTATGCTTCAACTATTCGCAGACAGAAAACAAGAACTCCAATTCCTCGAGCAACACTACCAGACGCAAACAGCAGAATTAATAATCATTTACGGAAGAAGACGCGTCGGAAAAACCGAACTCGCCCTCCAATTCTCAAAAAACAAACCTCACATCTACTTCCTCGCCGACCGCCGACCAGAAACAGAACTAATCCAAGAACTAAAACAAAGAATGAGCCACTACCTCAAAAACGAAAGCTTCGCCAAACTCGCCATAAACGACTGGATTGAACTCTTCCAAGAATTCACAAAATGGAACAAAACCCCGCACACAACCATAATAATCGACGAGTTCCCAACACTCATCGAAGCCAACCACGCCATCCCATCCATCTTCCAAAAAATCTGGGATCAAAACCTCAAAAACACAAACACCATGCTCATACTCCTCGGCTCATCAATAGCCACCATGGAAACCGAAGTCCTCAACTACAAAAGCCCACTCTACGGCAGAAGAACCGCCCAATGGAAACTCACTCCACTAAAAATACACCATCTAAAACCCTTCTTCCCAAACTACAACACCGAAGCCCTAATACACGTTTACGCCTGCCTCGGCGGAGTCCCAGCATACCTACGAAAATTCAACCCGCAACAAAACTTCTGGCAAAACATTGAACAAAAAATCCTAACAAAAGGCGAATTCCTATACGAAGAAGCAGAATTCTTACTACGCGAAGAGCTACGAGAACCACGCAACTACAGCCTAATCCTCAAAACAATAGCCCAAGGCGCCAGAACCTACGGCGAAATCCTCAACCAAACAAACTTGGACAAAAGCATACTCTCAAAATACACAAGCGTACTCGAAGACCTCGGCTTCATAAAAAGAACATACCCAATCGCCATAACCCCCAAACCCAGAAAAGGACTCTACACAATAGCAGACAACTACCTAAACTTCTGGTTCAAATACATCTTCCCAAACAAAACTGAACTCGAAACAGGAAACACCCAAGGCATTCTAAACAAAATCCGCGAAGACTACAACACCTACTTAGGTCACGCATTCGAACAAGCCGCAACCGAACTACTAACAGAAATGAAAACACAAAACAAACTATCCTTCACCTTCACCACAATCGGAAAATGGTGGCACGAAAACAACGAAATAGACCTAATCGCACTCGACGAAGAAAAACAAACAGCAACATTCCTCGAAACAAAATGGAGCATCCTCAAGGAAGTAGACTGCCAAAGAACCCTGCAAAACCTAAAAACTAAGGCGCAACACTTCAGATGGAACAGAAAAAAAGAAAACTACGGAATCATCGCAAAAAAAATCAGCGAAAAACAACGCCTACTAAAACAAGGACATCTTGCATTCGATTTAACAGACTTTGAACCACTCATGACATGAAACAACATCTAAGATAGCATACATGTCTGCCTATGACCACACCCACCTTGGCACTTGTGCTTAGCCACTCGTATGGGCGGTAGTTCCTCATCTCGTGTGATCCGTTTAATGTGTCCCAAAACCCGTTTAACATAACTCTTCATGGTAGGCGTAATCTCAACCCGCAAAATCAACTCTTCAGGAATATAATTAACAAAACCACGCTTAACCACCGTGCCAAAATTCTCTTCAACAAGCAACGCATACCCAACCAACTGATACTTATGATCCATGCAAATCTTGCCCTTATCCGAGTTCATGTTCTTGTATTCCACAGGAATGTACTCTTCCTTCACCGTCTTGATTATGCAGTCCACGTTTCCCTGCAACCCAAGCATGGGCGAACTGAGCGAAGTAAACAGCAACTTCTCAGCCCCAACAAACTCAGGCGAATAATAAATGGCATCTTTTCTCCTCAGCTCTTTCCGCACATAATCCTCATGCTGCTCCTTACCTTCCTCCTGCTGCGAACCAAAAACAGGCGTAGCATGCAAAACCTTGTCAAAATAGACAAGCCGTGGGCAATACACATAGTGCTTAATGTCAGTAACAGAAACAAACTCTTCTGCGACGTCAGAAATAGGCAGTTTCTGCTTCCGCCTCAACCAACTATCCTTATACTTACTCAATCCTAAGCCTTCTCTAAAACCTCCATAATCCGCACATACGTCTCCACACTGCAACGCCAACCAGCAAAAACCATATCATTCACCATCTGCTTAGCCCTTTCTTTAGTCATAAACCCCTCAGGAACAGCTCTCACCAAAACATAGGGCGTACCAGCATAGGCTATACCGTAAACCTTAGCCGTCTTCCTCGCCACCTCATCATCCACCACAGCCAAACCATCCAACTCCCGAGCAAGAGCCAAAACCTCAGCATCAGTCACATGAAGCCCCCTCGTCCGCAGCAACCTCGACAAAAACTCCTTATCCTTCGGCTCAACAACACGAAACACTTTACTGCTGAACAGTTTCTCTAAGACAACCGCGTCAGGAACGCCCTTACGCTTGCCTTCATCCACAACCTCACGCTTAACCTCTGGCGACGTCGCCTTTTCTCCTTTCAAATCTTCAAGAACCTTGCTCAACCCCACTTTAGTCAAGTAGATCAGTGGCGTAGAATTGAAAACAAGCAGCTTCACTTGTGCTTCGCCGCCGACGCTGCCTTAAACTCTTTCTCGATCTCTTCAGGCGTAAACCTAACCCATTCCACATTACGCTGCTTCACCAAATCAGCAAACTCCCACAACGAAAGCTTAGCCATCTCGGCAGCCTTTGCAAACGTCACTTTCCCATCTCGCAGTAACTCCAGAGCCGTCTGCTTTCGCCATTCTGCAATTCCCAATTCAAGAAGATTCCTAACAACTGTTGCTTTGTCCAGCTTTGCACGTTCAACCACTTCGAGGATTTCCTTCTCGATTTCCTTGGGTATCCTTACTGCTAAAGGTTTAAGCGTCAACACGTCCACCGTATACAAAAGGTGTCAAATGCATACATAAACCTTGCGCAGCTCAGAAATATGCTATCTTGTCCTTCTCTTCCTTCAGCTCATATCTTTTCGGTTTGCCCACTTCTTTCCGTCCTTTAAAACAAGTGTCGCAAACAGGGAATAACTGCACGTTCTCAATCAAATCCTTAATCAGATTCTTCAAATCCACAAGCAAACTGTTCAACTCGTCCCTACGCAGACTGCCAATGAATGCACTGTATTGAATGCGCTGCAACCCATAATCCTTTAACGTTTCAGCGACCAAAGCCCGCAAGTTGTCGTCAGTAATATCATAAATTACAACATAACGCAATTAAACTACCTCAAGGGTAACTATACAATCATATCTGCATTCATTAACTTTAAATAGTTTGGTTTCTGAGTCTCAAAATGAGCAACCGTTTCTCCTGTACAATGCAGAGGGAAGTATATGATAGTGCCCGAGTTGCATGATATAGGAAAATTAGTTGACAAAAGAGCGACTGGTATCGAGCACAATTTTGAGAATGCTCCTTTTCGATTGGAAAATGACACATGGAGAGGCATAGTAGAACATCATTGCTCAAGAAACTTCCAAAAATATCCTACAAGTCCAGATACTTTCAAATTGTGCATCGCAGATGACTTGGCGGCAGCGTTCTCCAGATATACAATCGAAGGAGAAGACACTCACGTTTTCAACACTCACAAATTGTGGAATCCTCCCAGCGAAACAATGACACAATCGTTTATCAAGTCGATTGAAGAAGCTAAAGAGCTATTTTCATTTCTCGCTAAAAACCCGACTGCGAATGACTTTTTCGAGAAATACGAAAATATGCTAAAGAAGAGAACTGAACATGCAACCCGTGGAAAAAACATCACCAGTTTGTATACGCACTCCAAGCTTACTGGGCAATTTTTCAGAATTTTAACTTCTGACAATTCAACCTTCTCTGTAAAATTAGAAGAGTTACAGGGTTTAAACAAAGAAGAGGTCGCAGCTCTTATTAACAAAAAGAAAAAAACGTGGAACATGTCAGTTATGCGCTGTAAATTTAATTTCGCGCAGATGCCAGTGAAAGCAAAAGATATGAACGTTTTCAAGGTTCTCGAAAAGTTGATAGAGGACATCAAAAAAGAGCTACCCGATAATATTTTCTTTAGTACATCAAACGAGCTTCTTATAGTTGCTTCCAAGGTTCAAGAGCCTTTAGGAAGAATAAGAAAAAAGATTGAAGACCTTGGATTTTGGATAGATGTAGCTTATGCTGAAACCCAAGTAGGTGGTATAAAGCCTCAACTTGAGGATATTAGAGGGAAAAAGGACAAAATGGTGATATATCCACCACTGCCCAACGAGATTTCTCCTCCTATCTGTGAACTTTGCCAAATTTCTAAAGCCAAAGACCAACCTTGGGTCGATGAAGAGAGCGGGATAAAAGAGTTTCTTTGTGAAAAATGCTGGAAAATACGAGAAGCAGGTAGCGGTCTACCAAAATTTGTTGACTGGGAAGCATCAGAAAAGAACCCCAAAATCGGTTGGTTAAAAATATGGCTGGACTACGAATTATTACTGAAAAATTTGTCTGAATTATACTCTCAATATCTCAACGAGATAAGAGAGTCAGCCCCAAAAGACCCAATAGAAATTCGGTTCTCGACAATTTCGGAGTTTCAATGGGATTACGATAAATTTCTCAAATATTTTGAAGACGCTATTGAAAAAGATTTTGGCTCTGAAAATGTTCAGAAAATATTAGCAGATTTTCTGGCTGTGCAAATTGATTCGTTTAATTTACTGAAACATGTTCTACAAATATTCAATGGACTTTATGATGCATTTTTCCCAAAATTTAAAGACACAAGTTCACCATTAAAACTTTCAATCGTAGGATCAAACATAAAGTTTCCTTTCTTAGAAATTTGGAGGCTTCTGCAAGATACGAGAAACGAGATAAATATCCAGTTAATTGGTAAGGGTTATATTGGGTTGAAAGTGAAAGATTTGAGCGCCTTCTTGAGGACTAAAACAGATAACAAAGCTCTTCTTTATAAGTTAGTAAAACTGAGCGAAATATCACCAAAGTTAGCCAAGATTACTTTAAGCGATAGGTCAGACAGAGATTTCCATTCATATACTGGCCTTCGTCTCGCAGTGGAAAAATTCGGTTTTGAGAATATACTTACGTATGCCAAAATGATGGGGGATTAAGGTGGATTTTCTCGAATTTAATTTGAAATCAGAAGCATTATGTATGGGAGAGAGAACAAAAAAAGGCACTTTTAGACCTGCAATTACCACAATTCCTTATAGCCAAATCACAGGCGCCTTAAGAGCATACTTCGGCATGAAGAACATACATGCTGTTGGCCACTTCATAAATAGTCCTAAAAAAGAATACTTAACTTTCTCGCCTAAAAATTACGTAACAGGTTCAAGTAGATTACCAATTACTGTGGAATTTCTGGTTGATGTAAAAGGGAAGGTTTACGTTCTGAAAAATGAGGAGACTCGCGACTTTCCAGACAAAATAGAACTTTCGATA from Candidatus Bathyarchaeota archaeon A05DMB-5 harbors:
- the cas6 gene encoding CRISPR system precrRNA processing endoribonuclease RAMP protein Cas6, with amino-acid sequence MRKKKATGFVGWVTYEMKDKESEWNRVTCMLARYAEYANIGGNKTGGYSVTKYVPYLKTKQEYGDI
- a CDS encoding DEAD/DEAH box helicase, translated to MIVRESKPKLSELPISNFPFPKPFAHQYRFFENRNCDIILKSPTASGKTLCFLFSFINEYLKARQNNKRIKCLYLVPTRLLVQSQFESLRRNLERFAIPHRILESGYSFAELFKHVWENDFIVASPDIVFYILLRKKKTQHIEFEYTQLLKSLYCIVFDELHLFDTYTMLNIKNLIKIMKSQNPNLNVYLLSATMDLKDIIEPSSFVTIDGESLTYPIKVSAIVLNYLDTEEVAKFLKEKQFQRDTVYVCNSVDRAIRLHSYFADSALLVGKAWYETDEETREDQIKRNLEKCKEGSLTFATTVFRQGIDIDVKRLIVEEPLNSQDAIQTFGRCGRHGQSEFILLTNKSQLLSALNSDRQVSRGEFESILSELFKPPTFEEQKRMMNAMWYKLYTTTRLKDHVSVIITEQMKRDYEEFKDFLPDLGFREPTPSVKYEDIAFSIFEILAFKDAYLNIEPTDDIFFIGELRDGGRFVRREYQRAKKEELPIFTLVEKKRYKETPYYNLRLKLRNMSLLVNAKIGQLEDYPYILIDKTKLIPKHSSFKPCNFFE
- a CDS encoding HD domain-containing protein: MKTNWLMKKVKYGEPTTSETFIEHAIKTFHVGKYIYDQLKLRLNEEEFLYGCFFHDVGKLLAGPGEPHTPKTKEALELIKNTREYQTIRRAFGFDDLSRHEHVIHAIEKHHDSADELSAYIAIADQIASSESDEDLKNRLKKSPISTLITYLNEMQGFSNLHFYYIRFYSFSKNELNAIGRLFLLKLLFETLEQIQEVKLLYETFNGCRVVTKLDSSSLKKLLVMKFETNLIKFIEDQNLKGILGGAPDNYSQFTNMPKQIKPKLIDLTVGKYAEDILDSLKKKRIQSLEDVGLSLEILSNLARLDEISGLTQKGIKGISTTKYYLFSDENNRFPRWVVENFFPKDKKDKLEEKVTESGMPRIEKFLSKAGADVAKITCKDQVYNKLFPLIVALNSINESTVDFQFDVGNYLAIDDDVPLAKIAQESPCANCGVFESEVELTPFAFEYKQHAKETLFKETEKEFRDRVKVICGLCQIEAILNTLLCGTKLEGMQARIDTRTHLIICGLGIDETLFENLAPEEPIKKLIERFKITHQSVYIKKCNDLQFLVMSIADVNAGSGNIIFQQLLFSWLATKLKHNCLILALGVNKVPITINNNVVQFGDGEIPIIEDVRTDFFEYVYTESNLPFRRQRDVILQYFKNPFIGMAQIFKKSNLKYTNYTDKLVRKMSKNDELFNLTDQIWEMAKLGGALETRRNVGSFLVGFNGTPKSIDVIANKLLKNTLLSSEKRADIIKIHEKLRNTLEQMDDKQKAQLKDYVQKTKYLFNSKKFYELKLEGVLEKDEPSE
- the cas7d gene encoding type I-D CRISPR-associated protein Cas7/Csc2 — encoded protein: MSHLNEPEIIAKLPEFKNLGEEMKLASGESLKKVYVQKNDYIAIVGYKVLKDFARFTSHEDLSNDKIDYAGKSRIYLTGLKRRGVYRRASEAILRQYNENYKCATPDHQCMNCYNCFTYGGVIAIKDKTQAIKSRLKPTTSFSIQSDEEALIDEEEFHNIVRTDFRMEQAEKGEQKKPSLYTMLLVKPGTVFPFIDIIFNPTKFDLAMYLETLRRADAMGYGSRSSLLGTMETKIIAITDNLKISHKDLLNKIKVDEAGNVNITELKALFGSEAIDEKQLETLRAKLPELIEKHKTEIYGETSLKKSSKS
- a CDS encoding ATP-binding protein, with the translated sequence MLQLFADRKQELQFLEQHYQTQTAELIIIYGRRRVGKTELALQFSKNKPHIYFLADRRPETELIQELKQRMSHYLKNESFAKLAINDWIELFQEFTKWNKTPHTTIIIDEFPTLIEANHAIPSIFQKIWDQNLKNTNTMLILLGSSIATMETEVLNYKSPLYGRRTAQWKLTPLKIHHLKPFFPNYNTEALIHVYACLGGVPAYLRKFNPQQNFWQNIEQKILTKGEFLYEEAEFLLREELREPRNYSLILKTIAQGARTYGEILNQTNLDKSILSKYTSVLEDLGFIKRTYPIAITPKPRKGLYTIADNYLNFWFKYIFPNKTELETGNTQGILNKIREDYNTYLGHAFEQAATELLTEMKTQNKLSFTFTTIGKWWHENNEIDLIALDEEKQTATFLETKWSILKEVDCQRTLQNLKTKAQHFRWNRKKENYGIIAKKISEKQRLLKQGHLAFDLTDFEPLMT
- the cas4 gene encoding CRISPR-associated protein Cas4, whose product is MALQCGDVCADYGGFREGLGLSKYKDSWLRRKQKLPISDVAEEFVSVTDIKHYVYCPRLVYFDKVLHATPVFGSQQEEGKEQHEDYVRKELRRKDAIYYSPEFVGAEKLLFTSLSSPMLGLQGNVDCIIKTVKEEYIPVEYKNMNSDKGKICMDHKYQLVGYALLVEENFGTVVKRGFVNYIPEELILRVEITPTMKSYVKRVLGHIKRITRDEELPPIRVAKHKCQGGCGHRQTCMLS
- the cas2 gene encoding CRISPR-associated endonuclease Cas2; the protein is MRYVVIYDITDDNLRALVAETLKDYGLQRIQYSAFIGSLRRDELNSLLVDLKNLIKDLIENVQLFPVCDTCFKGRKEVGKPKRYELKEEKDKIAYF